One part of the Lysobacterales bacterium genome encodes these proteins:
- a CDS encoding alpha-ketoacid dehydrogenase subunit beta, producing MAEITLIEGVTQALAWEMRNDPSVVVLGEDVGVNGGVFRATVGLQEQFGPWRVIDTPLCETSIAGLTVGMACQGLKPVAEAQFEGFIYPMLEHLMCHAVRMRNRTRGRLTCPLVVRAPWGGGIRAPEHHSEANEALFANVPGLRIVIPSSPARAYGLLLAAIRDPDPVIFFEPKRIYRQYKEEVSDDGEALPLDVCFVLRDGRDVTLVSWGATIKETLEAADALEAEGISAEVIDVATIKPLDFDTIHESVAKTGRCVIVHEAPKNVGVGAEIAARLAEQAMYDLLAPVERVTGYDTHIPLFRLEMKYLPPVGRIVEAAKRTLAA from the coding sequence ATGGCTGAGATCACCTTGATCGAAGGCGTCACCCAGGCGCTCGCCTGGGAGATGCGAAACGACCCCTCGGTGGTCGTGCTTGGCGAGGATGTCGGCGTCAACGGCGGCGTGTTCCGCGCCACGGTCGGTCTGCAGGAACAGTTCGGCCCGTGGCGGGTGATCGACACGCCGCTGTGCGAGACCTCGATCGCCGGCCTGACCGTCGGCATGGCCTGCCAGGGCCTGAAGCCGGTCGCCGAGGCGCAGTTCGAGGGCTTCATCTACCCGATGCTCGAACACCTGATGTGCCACGCCGTGCGCATGCGCAACCGCACCCGCGGGCGGCTGACCTGCCCGCTCGTGGTGCGCGCGCCCTGGGGCGGCGGCATCCGCGCGCCCGAGCACCACTCCGAGGCCAACGAGGCGCTGTTCGCCAACGTGCCCGGCCTGCGCATCGTCATCCCGTCCTCGCCGGCGCGCGCCTACGGCCTGCTGCTGGCGGCGATCCGCGATCCCGACCCGGTGATCTTCTTCGAGCCCAAGCGCATCTACCGGCAGTACAAGGAAGAGGTTTCCGACGACGGCGAAGCCCTGCCGCTGGACGTCTGCTTCGTGCTGCGCGACGGCCGCGACGTGACCCTGGTGAGCTGGGGCGCGACCATCAAGGAGACCCTGGAGGCCGCCGACGCCCTGGAGGCCGAGGGCATCAGCGCCGAGGTCATCGACGTCGCCACCATCAAGCCGCTGGACTTCGACACCATCCACGAATCGGTGGCCAAGACCGGCCGCTGCGTGATCGTCCACGAGGCGCCGAAGAACGTCGGCGTCGGTGCCGAGATCGCCGCCCGCCTGGCCGAGCAGGCCATGTACGACCTGCTGGCGCCGGTCGAGCGCGTGACCGGCTACGACACCCACATTCCGCTGTTCCGGCTGGAGATGAAGTACCTGCCGCCGGTCGGCCGCATCGTCGAGGCGGCCAAGCGGACCCTGGCGGCCTGA
- a CDS encoding YggS family pyridoxal phosphate-dependent enzyme: MSDPLHDAWRRCREAIDAAAGPGRHVLLVAASKAQPLARVRVLAAAGQRDFGENYVQEALAKIAGCADLDLVWHFIGPLQSNKAREVARHFDWLHSLDRDSLLDPLDRHRPAASDPLQVLVQVNIDGEAGKSGCAPQDVPALADAVAARPNLRLRGLMAIPRPDPDPARRRAAFAAMAALFADLRARHPEADTLSMGMSEDWPLAVAEGATLVRIGSALFGPRPAKAAAAPD; this comes from the coding sequence ATGAGCGACCCGCTTCACGACGCCTGGCGACGCTGCCGCGAGGCCATCGACGCCGCCGCCGGCCCTGGCCGGCACGTGCTGCTGGTCGCCGCCAGCAAGGCGCAGCCGCTGGCCCGGGTGCGGGTCCTGGCCGCGGCGGGGCAACGGGACTTCGGTGAGAACTACGTGCAGGAGGCGCTGGCCAAGATCGCCGGCTGCGCCGACCTGGACCTGGTCTGGCACTTCATCGGGCCGCTGCAGTCGAACAAGGCCCGCGAGGTGGCCCGCCACTTCGACTGGCTGCACAGCCTGGACCGCGACAGCCTGCTCGATCCCCTGGACCGGCACCGGCCGGCGGCTTCGGACCCGCTGCAGGTGCTGGTGCAGGTCAACATCGACGGCGAGGCCGGCAAGTCCGGCTGCGCGCCGCAGGATGTGCCGGCCCTGGCCGACGCGGTGGCGGCGCGCCCGAACCTGCGCCTGCGGGGCCTGATGGCCATTCCGCGGCCGGACCCCGACCCGGCCCGGCGGCGCGCGGCATTCGCGGCGATGGCGGCGCTGTTCGCCGACCTGCGCGCCCGGCACCCGGAGGCCGACACCCTGTCGATGGGGATGAGCGAGGACTGGCCGCTGGCGGTCGCCGAAGGCGCCACCCTGGTGCGGATCGGCTCGGCCCTGTTCGGGCCGCGGCCGGCGAAAGCGGCCGCGGCGCCGGACTGA
- a CDS encoding valine--tRNA ligase, with protein sequence MLDKSFDPAAIESTWYERWERLGVFRPSGQGEPYSILLPPPNVTGTLHMGHAFQHTLMDALVRWQRMRGRDVLWQVGTDHAGIATEMVVSRQLAGENLSRDGLGREAFIDRVWQWKQQSGDTITRQMRRLGASGDWSRQVFTMDPMPSAAVVEAFVRLYDEGLIYRGQKLVNWDPVLKTAISDLEVVSETEQGSLWSIRYPLADGNGFLTVATTRPETMLGDVAVAVHPEDERYAHLVGKMLRLPLTGREIPVIADAYVEREFGTGCVKITPAHDFNDYAIGQRHGLPMINLFTDEARLNDNAPRAYRGLDRFEARRAVLDDLDAQGLLVEEKPHTLQVPRGDRTGQVIEPWLTWQWFVRMDALGRRGLELVESGQVRFVPGNWISTYRHWLGNIQDWCISRQLWWGHRIPAWYGDDGSIHVGRDQDEATARARAAGYDGPLRREDDVLETWFSSALWPFSTLGWPDPEQMAGRGYDRFLPSSVLVTGFDIIFFWVARMVMMTDRLTGKVPFHDVYITGLVRDKDGQKMSKSKGNILDPIDLIDGIGLDALVAKRTAGLMQPKMAKAIEQATRKDYPDGIPAFGADALRFTFASLASHGRDIKFDLDRCQGYKAFCNKLWNAARFVLMNTEDFRADGAAAPAGAGDAERWILARLAATVAEVDAQFQAYRFDLAAQALYGFVWDEFCDWFVELAKPALQGNDDVARRSVQHTALHVLEAALRALHPIIPFVTEAIWQQVAPRLGLAEATVCLRPWPQTAAGDAEAVRRIEWLKSVVSGVRAFKSQMGLSPGREVELLFAGGDAGQQALIGRFEAQLRFLTRAGSLRALAAGEAEPAGATLVAQAGEQRVLVPVAGLIDIDAELGRLDREVARIDAEIGKCRGKLGNERFVANAPAEVVDQERARLADWQGQREALLAQRGRLAGG encoded by the coding sequence ATGCTGGACAAGAGCTTCGACCCCGCCGCCATCGAATCGACCTGGTACGAGCGCTGGGAGCGTCTGGGCGTGTTCCGGCCCTCGGGGCAGGGCGAGCCCTACAGCATCCTGCTGCCGCCGCCGAACGTCACCGGCACCTTGCACATGGGCCACGCCTTCCAGCACACGCTGATGGACGCCCTGGTGCGCTGGCAGCGCATGCGCGGCCGCGACGTGCTCTGGCAGGTGGGGACCGACCATGCCGGCATCGCCACGGAGATGGTGGTCAGCCGCCAGCTCGCCGGCGAGAACCTCAGCCGCGACGGGCTCGGCCGCGAGGCTTTCATCGACCGCGTCTGGCAGTGGAAGCAGCAGTCCGGCGACACCATCACCCGGCAGATGCGCCGCCTGGGCGCCTCCGGCGACTGGTCGCGCCAGGTGTTCACCATGGACCCGATGCCCTCGGCGGCGGTGGTCGAGGCCTTCGTGCGCCTGTACGACGAGGGCCTGATCTACCGCGGCCAGAAGCTGGTCAACTGGGATCCGGTGCTGAAGACCGCGATCTCCGACCTCGAGGTGGTCAGCGAGACCGAGCAGGGCTCGTTGTGGTCGATCCGCTATCCGCTGGCCGACGGCAACGGTTTCCTGACGGTCGCCACCACCCGGCCGGAGACGATGCTCGGCGACGTTGCGGTCGCCGTGCACCCGGAGGACGAACGCTACGCCCACCTGGTCGGCAAGATGCTGCGCCTGCCGCTCACCGGCCGCGAGATCCCGGTCATCGCCGACGCCTACGTCGAGCGCGAGTTCGGCACCGGCTGCGTCAAGATCACCCCGGCGCACGACTTCAACGACTACGCGATCGGCCAGCGCCACGGCCTGCCGATGATCAACCTGTTCACCGACGAGGCCCGCCTCAACGACAACGCGCCTCGCGCATACCGTGGCCTGGACCGTTTCGAGGCGCGCCGCGCGGTGCTCGACGACCTCGACGCGCAGGGCCTGCTGGTGGAGGAGAAGCCGCACACCCTGCAGGTGCCGCGCGGCGACCGGACCGGCCAGGTGATCGAGCCCTGGCTGACCTGGCAGTGGTTCGTGCGCATGGACGCGCTGGGCCGGCGCGGGCTCGAACTGGTCGAATCCGGGCAGGTGCGCTTCGTGCCGGGCAACTGGATCAGCACCTACCGGCACTGGCTGGGGAACATCCAGGACTGGTGCATCAGCCGGCAGCTCTGGTGGGGCCACCGGATCCCGGCCTGGTACGGCGACGACGGCAGCATCCACGTCGGCCGCGACCAGGACGAGGCCACGGCGCGCGCGCGCGCCGCCGGGTACGACGGCCCGCTGCGCCGCGAGGACGATGTCCTGGAGACCTGGTTCTCCTCGGCGCTGTGGCCGTTCTCGACGCTGGGCTGGCCGGACCCGGAGCAGATGGCCGGCCGCGGCTACGACCGCTTCCTGCCGTCCTCGGTGCTGGTCACCGGCTTCGACATCATCTTCTTCTGGGTGGCCCGGATGGTGATGATGACCGATCGGCTGACCGGCAAGGTGCCGTTCCACGACGTCTACATCACCGGCCTGGTGCGCGACAAGGACGGCCAGAAGATGTCGAAGTCGAAGGGCAACATCCTGGACCCGATCGACCTGATCGACGGCATCGGCCTGGACGCGCTGGTCGCCAAGCGCACCGCCGGCCTGATGCAGCCGAAGATGGCGAAGGCCATCGAGCAGGCGACCCGCAAGGACTACCCGGACGGCATCCCGGCGTTCGGCGCCGACGCGCTGCGCTTCACCTTCGCCTCGCTGGCCAGCCACGGCCGCGACATCAAGTTCGACCTCGATCGCTGCCAGGGTTACAAGGCTTTCTGCAACAAGCTCTGGAACGCCGCGCGCTTCGTGCTGATGAACACCGAGGACTTCCGCGCCGACGGCGCCGCCGCGCCGGCCGGCGCCGGCGATGCCGAGCGCTGGATCCTGGCGCGGCTGGCGGCGACCGTCGCCGAGGTCGACGCGCAGTTCCAGGCCTACCGTTTCGACCTGGCCGCGCAGGCGCTGTACGGCTTCGTCTGGGACGAGTTCTGCGACTGGTTCGTGGAGCTGGCCAAGCCGGCCCTGCAGGGCAACGACGACGTCGCCCGGCGCAGCGTCCAGCACACCGCCCTGCACGTGCTGGAGGCGGCGCTGCGTGCCCTGCACCCGATCATCCCGTTCGTCACCGAGGCGATCTGGCAGCAGGTGGCGCCGCGCCTGGGCCTGGCCGAGGCCACTGTGTGCCTGCGGCCGTGGCCGCAGACGGCCGCCGGCGATGCCGAGGCGGTGCGCCGGATCGAGTGGCTGAAGTCCGTGGTCTCCGGCGTGCGCGCCTTCAAGAGCCAGATGGGCCTGTCGCCGGGGCGCGAGGTCGAGCTGCTGTTCGCCGGAGGCGATGCCGGCCAGCAGGCGCTGATCGGCCGCTTCGAGGCGCAGCTGCGCTTCCTGACGCGCGCCGGTTCGCTGCGCGCCCTGGCGGCGGGCGAGGCGGAGCCGGCCGGCGCCACCCTGGTCGCCCAGGCCGGCGAGCAGCGGGTCCTGGTTCCGGTCGCCGGGCTGATCGACATCGACGCCGAACTGGGCCGCCTGGACCGCGAGGTCGCGCGGATCGACGCCGAGATCGGCAAGTGCCGGGGCAAGCTCGGCAACGAGCGGTTCGTCGCCAACGCCCCGGCCGAGGTGGTCGACCAGGAGCGCGCCCGCCTGGCCGACTGGCAGGGCCAGCGCGAGGCGCTGCTGGCCCAGCGCGGGCGGCTGGCCGGCGGCTGA
- a CDS encoding type IV pilus twitching motility protein PilT, whose translation MDIAELLAFSVKNKASDLHLSAGLPPMIRVDGDVRKINLPELDHKQVHGLVYDIMSDKQRRDFEEFLEVDFSFEIPGLARFRVNAFNQNRGAGAVFRTIPSQVLSLEDLGCPPVFKELLDQPQGLILVTGPTGSGKSTTLAAMIDHINRKEYAHLLTIEDPIEFVHTPQRCLINQREVHRDTHGFAEALRSALREDPDYVLVGEMRDLETIRLALTAAETGHLVFATLHTSSAAKTIDRVIDVFPAGEKPMVRSMLSESLRAVIAQALLKKVGGGRIAAHEIMVGIPAIRNLIREDKVAQMYSAIQTGQQHGMQTLDQCLQDLVRRGLVTKQTAISYAKQKEIFR comes from the coding sequence ATGGATATCGCCGAGCTTCTGGCGTTCTCGGTCAAGAACAAGGCCTCGGACCTTCACCTGTCTGCGGGCCTGCCGCCGATGATCCGCGTCGATGGCGACGTGCGCAAGATCAACCTGCCGGAGCTGGACCACAAGCAGGTGCATGGCCTGGTCTACGACATCATGTCGGACAAGCAGCGCCGCGATTTCGAGGAGTTCCTCGAGGTCGACTTCTCGTTCGAGATCCCGGGCCTGGCGCGTTTCCGCGTCAACGCCTTCAACCAGAACCGCGGCGCCGGCGCGGTGTTCCGCACGATTCCCTCGCAGGTGCTGTCGCTGGAGGACCTCGGCTGCCCGCCGGTGTTCAAGGAACTGCTCGACCAGCCCCAGGGCCTGATCCTGGTCACCGGGCCGACCGGTTCGGGCAAGTCGACCACCCTGGCGGCGATGATCGACCACATCAACCGCAAGGAATACGCGCACCTGCTGACGATCGAGGACCCCATCGAGTTCGTGCACACCCCGCAGCGCTGCCTGATCAACCAGCGCGAGGTCCACCGCGACACCCATGGCTTCGCCGAGGCGCTGCGCTCGGCGCTGCGCGAGGACCCCGACTACGTGCTGGTCGGCGAGATGCGCGACCTGGAGACCATCCGTCTGGCGCTCACCGCCGCCGAGACCGGCCACCTCGTGTTCGCCACCCTGCACACCTCGAGCGCCGCCAAGACCATCGACCGCGTCATCGACGTGTTCCCGGCCGGCGAGAAGCCGATGGTGCGTTCGATGCTGTCGGAGTCCCTGCGCGCGGTGATCGCCCAGGCCCTGCTCAAGAAGGTCGGTGGTGGGCGCATTGCAGCGCACGAGATCATGGTCGGCATCCCGGCGATCCGCAACCTGATCCGCGAGGACAAGGTCGCGCAGATGTACTCGGCGATCCAGACCGGCCAGCAGCACGGCATGCAGACCCTCGACCAGTGCCTGCAGGACCTGGTGCGGCGTGGCCTGGTCACCAAGCAGACCGCGATCAGCTACGCCAAGCAGAAGGAGATCTTCCGATGA
- a CDS encoding tryptophan 2,3-dioxygenase, producing MAGTENLRDLEAGIERDLREKLDYGGYLRLDQVLSAQAPVSDPPHHDELLFIVQHQVAELWMKLAIHELKAALGFIRADRLDQCLKVLARVKQIQRQLFEQWAVLETLTPSEYLQFRHLLGPASGFQSFQYRTIEFLLGNKNAGMLAVFDHDPSRQAALREVLESPGLYDEFLRWLARHGHDVPASCVERDWSLPYARCAGLLPVFKRIYEDPAGHWDAYNVAEKLVDIEESFQLWRFRHMKTVERIIGFRRGTGGSSGVAFLKRALDLTFFPELFEVRTELGTAAGY from the coding sequence ATGGCCGGCACCGAGAACCTGCGCGACCTGGAAGCCGGGATCGAGCGCGACCTGCGCGAGAAGCTGGATTACGGCGGCTACCTGCGGCTCGACCAGGTGCTGTCGGCGCAGGCGCCGGTGTCCGATCCGCCGCACCACGACGAACTGCTGTTCATCGTCCAGCACCAGGTCGCCGAGCTGTGGATGAAGCTGGCCATCCACGAGCTCAAGGCGGCGCTCGGCTTCATCCGCGCCGACCGCCTGGACCAGTGCCTGAAGGTGCTGGCGCGGGTCAAGCAGATCCAGCGCCAGCTGTTCGAGCAGTGGGCGGTGCTGGAGACCCTGACGCCCAGCGAGTACCTGCAGTTCCGGCACCTGCTGGGTCCGGCCTCGGGCTTCCAGTCCTTCCAGTACCGGACCATCGAGTTCCTGCTCGGCAACAAGAACGCCGGCATGCTGGCGGTGTTCGACCACGACCCGTCGCGCCAGGCCGCGCTTCGAGAGGTGCTGGAAAGCCCGGGCCTGTACGACGAGTTCCTGCGCTGGCTGGCCCGTCATGGCCATGACGTCCCGGCCTCGTGCGTGGAGCGGGACTGGTCGTTGCCCTATGCCCGCTGCGCCGGCCTGCTGCCGGTGTTCAAGCGCATCTACGAGGATCCGGCCGGCCACTGGGACGCCTACAACGTCGCCGAGAAGCTGGTCGACATCGAGGAGAGCTTCCAGCTCTGGCGCTTCCGGCATATGAAGACGGTCGAGCGCATCATCGGCTTCCGGCGCGGCACCGGCGGTTCCAGCGGCGTCGCCTTCCTGAAGCGGGCCCTGGACCTGACTTTCTTCCCCGAGCTGTTCGAGGTCCGCACCGAGCTGGGCACCGCCGCGGGGTACTGA
- the pdhA gene encoding pyruvate dehydrogenase (acetyl-transferring) E1 component subunit alpha: protein MTTAATFEIEYRQYLDPDGHPIGKQLPAIARDLDHLVELYQLMSFTRVFDTKSIALQRTGKLGTYASCLGHEAAHAAIGSAMRPEDVLAPAYREYAAQFYRGVKPRDVLMYWGGDERGNDFSGPRHDFAWSVPIATQCLHAAGSALAFRIRGEQRVAVSVCGDGGSSKADFYAALNCGGAFELPLVLVVVNNQWAISVPRSKQTGAKTLAQKGIAGGLHCLQVDGNDLIACREAMDQALDRARSGGGASVIEMVTYRLHDHTTADDARRYRDDAEVKAAWQREPIGRLRAYLTRLGAWSDAREDTWKAQCEERVNEEVDAYLSTRAQPVEAMFDHLYGDTPLEIAQQRALAVAREVKHG, encoded by the coding sequence GTGACCACCGCAGCGACCTTCGAGATCGAGTACCGACAGTACCTCGACCCCGACGGCCATCCGATCGGCAAGCAACTGCCGGCGATCGCCAGGGACCTCGACCACCTGGTCGAGCTGTACCAGTTGATGAGCTTCACCCGCGTGTTCGACACCAAGTCGATCGCCCTGCAGCGCACCGGCAAGCTCGGCACCTACGCCTCCTGCCTGGGCCACGAGGCCGCGCACGCCGCGATCGGCTCGGCGATGCGGCCGGAAGATGTGCTGGCCCCGGCCTACCGCGAGTACGCGGCGCAGTTCTACCGCGGCGTCAAGCCGCGCGACGTGCTCATGTACTGGGGCGGCGACGAGCGCGGCAACGATTTTTCCGGCCCGCGCCACGATTTCGCCTGGTCGGTGCCGATCGCCACCCAGTGCCTGCACGCCGCCGGCAGCGCGCTGGCCTTCCGCATCCGCGGCGAGCAGCGGGTCGCGGTCAGCGTCTGCGGCGACGGCGGTTCCTCGAAGGCCGACTTCTACGCGGCGCTCAACTGCGGCGGCGCCTTCGAACTGCCGCTGGTGCTGGTGGTGGTCAACAACCAGTGGGCGATCTCGGTTCCGCGCAGCAAGCAGACCGGCGCCAAGACCCTGGCCCAGAAGGGCATCGCCGGCGGCCTGCACTGCCTGCAGGTCGACGGCAACGACCTGATCGCCTGCCGGGAGGCCATGGACCAGGCCCTGGACCGCGCCCGCTCCGGCGGCGGCGCCAGCGTCATCGAGATGGTCACCTACCGTCTGCACGATCACACCACCGCCGACGACGCCCGCCGCTACCGCGACGATGCCGAGGTCAAGGCGGCCTGGCAGCGCGAGCCGATCGGCCGCCTGCGCGCCTACCTGACCCGGCTGGGCGCCTGGAGCGACGCCCGCGAGGACACCTGGAAGGCGCAGTGCGAGGAACGCGTCAACGAGGAGGTCGACGCCTACCTGTCGACCCGTGCCCAGCCGGTCGAGGCGATGTTCGACCATCTGTACGGCGACACGCCGCTCGAGATCGCCCAGCAACGCGCCCTTGCCGTGGCCCGCGAGGTGAAGCATGGCTGA